From Sulfuracidifex tepidarius, one genomic window encodes:
- a CDS encoding ABC transporter substrate-binding protein has protein sequence MHLNKTWRALSRNLVILILVIIVIIAAVGGYLALHKSSKETTLNVITFSGQSADFIQYAANQFVSSHPGVKINVIQEPFSEYISDEETSLAGHSTQYAILGYTSTSAQDISKYLLPLNSSDFNMSDIISPQEDFGGIIYNVSSHSYETIGIAYETAIYLTAYNIKIFDNSTLASEFSSQYHMNFSPTTWKNWTVVEDVDNFLTSKGITKYGFLIDDHENHGIIDAYPAIFGYYYRDAYSLNHGNYSGIPGFNIMFEGYTLPGLNYPLPSFNSSEGVQALETYKTLVSYEVSPSSEQIQYGNLPTIYSSGEAPGAFLFITQLSSISSNVSSETYLAPLPGGYAETGTDFLGINKYLPASEQKIALEFLEFLVSPKVQEEAFIKFGKFPVSREAFMQLMSNTSLNTQQLEWLKEVYKASSNAFANPPNIPVTYSSLIPDFNDQVFNYLTSTSVSPSSVLQEAANEWIASLQSYYS, from the coding sequence ATGCATTTAAATAAAACGTGGAGAGCATTAAGCAGAAATCTAGTTATTTTAATTTTAGTTATTATAGTTATAATAGCAGCTGTTGGAGGATATCTTGCCCTTCACAAATCTTCAAAAGAGACTACACTTAACGTGATCACATTCAGCGGACAATCGGCAGATTTCATTCAGTATGCAGCAAATCAATTTGTGTCATCTCATCCTGGCGTGAAAATAAATGTCATACAAGAGCCTTTCTCAGAATACATTTCCGATGAGGAAACGTCTTTAGCGGGACATAGTACGCAATACGCAATTTTAGGTTACACGTCGACCTCTGCACAGGATATATCGAAGTATCTGTTGCCTCTAAATTCCTCAGACTTCAACATGTCAGATATAATCTCTCCTCAAGAGGACTTCGGAGGGATAATCTATAACGTGTCATCTCATTCCTATGAGACTATTGGGATAGCTTATGAGACTGCAATATATCTCACAGCTTATAACATTAAAATTTTTGATAATTCGACTCTAGCTAGTGAGTTTTCCTCTCAATATCATATGAATTTCTCGCCAACTACATGGAAGAATTGGACAGTGGTGGAAGACGTAGACAATTTCCTTACATCGAAGGGAATTACTAAATACGGTTTCCTCATAGATGATCATGAGAATCATGGTATAATAGACGCATATCCTGCAATATTTGGTTATTATTACAGAGATGCCTATAGCTTAAATCATGGCAATTACTCAGGAATACCAGGCTTCAACATAATGTTTGAGGGTTATACTCTTCCAGGGCTGAACTATCCATTACCTTCATTTAATTCTAGTGAAGGAGTTCAGGCACTAGAGACATATAAGACCTTAGTATCATATGAGGTCTCTCCATCGTCTGAACAAATTCAATACGGAAACCTGCCAACTATATATTCCTCTGGTGAAGCTCCTGGTGCATTTCTATTCATAACGCAGCTAAGCTCCATTTCGTCTAACGTGTCATCAGAAACTTACCTTGCTCCTCTCCCAGGAGGGTATGCAGAGACTGGAACCGACTTTTTAGGCATAAACAAATACTTGCCCGCATCAGAGCAGAAGATAGCCTTAGAGTTCCTGGAGTTCTTAGTTTCACCAAAGGTTCAGGAAGAAGCTTTCATAAAGTTCGGTAAGTTCCCCGTTTCAAGAGAGGCCTTCATGCAGCTGATGTCTAATACATCTCTAAACACGCAACAGCTAGAATGGCTGAAGGAGGTTTATAAAGCTTCGAGCAATGCCTTCGCAAATCCACCTAACATCCCTGTTACGTATTCATCTCTCATTCCTGATTTCAACGATCAAGTTTTCAATTATCTAACGTCAACTTCTGTCTCGCCGTCTAGTGTGCTTCAAGAAGCTGCAAACGAGTGGATAGCAAGCTTGCAATCCTACTATTCCTGA
- a CDS encoding citrate synthase/methylcitrate synthase, which translates to MRVLDVLRKGLEDIAVKETSITYIDGKMGRLFYRGYSIFDLAELSSFEEVSFLLWKNKLPNIRELETFKKTMAEQREVPGQILEYLAKIDPSSNPMDVLRTTVSMMGTADRSDSDNFEKSIRLTSKIPTIITSFHRIRAGLSPVQPDSSLTHASNFLYMLTGQKPSEVEEKTMDVVLILHADHEMNASTFACLVIASTLSDIYSSVIGGISALKGPLHGAANSEALKMFLEIGSPDNVEEYVYKRLSRKERLMGFGHRIYKTYDPRALILRSYADKITSVKGNRNLYEIARKIEEIAVRSLGQKGIYPNVDFYSGLVFYSLGFSPEFFPTVFASSRVVGWTAQVMEYLNDNRLIRPKAIYVGDIEKSYVPIEDRS; encoded by the coding sequence GTGAGAGTATTGGACGTACTTAGGAAGGGACTAGAGGACATAGCGGTAAAGGAGACCTCAATAACGTACATTGATGGTAAGATGGGAAGGTTATTTTACAGGGGTTACTCCATCTTTGACCTGGCAGAGCTGTCCTCTTTTGAGGAAGTTTCGTTTCTTCTGTGGAAGAATAAACTTCCGAACATTAGGGAGTTAGAGACCTTCAAGAAAACGATGGCAGAGCAACGTGAAGTCCCAGGCCAGATATTAGAGTATTTGGCTAAGATAGACCCTTCATCTAATCCCATGGATGTATTGAGGACTACTGTGAGCATGATGGGTACAGCTGACAGGAGTGATTCAGATAACTTTGAAAAGTCTATAAGGCTGACTTCAAAGATACCTACCATTATCACATCGTTCCATAGAATCAGGGCAGGGCTGAGCCCAGTACAGCCTGACTCCTCTTTAACACATGCGTCTAACTTCCTCTACATGTTGACTGGTCAGAAGCCTTCTGAGGTAGAGGAGAAGACCATGGACGTAGTTCTGATACTTCACGCAGATCATGAAATGAACGCGTCTACTTTCGCATGTCTAGTTATAGCTTCCACTCTCTCCGATATTTATTCTTCAGTAATAGGAGGTATTTCAGCCCTTAAAGGTCCCCTTCACGGTGCAGCGAACTCTGAGGCATTGAAGATGTTCCTTGAAATAGGCTCTCCTGATAACGTTGAAGAGTACGTTTACAAGAGGTTGTCTAGAAAGGAGAGGCTCATGGGATTCGGGCATAGGATTTACAAGACTTACGATCCGAGAGCGTTGATCTTACGTTCCTACGCTGATAAGATAACCTCTGTTAAAGGGAATAGAAATCTGTATGAAATAGCGAGAAAGATAGAGGAAATTGCTGTGAGGTCTCTCGGGCAGAAGGGGATATATCCTAACGTTGACTTTTATTCTGGGCTTGTCTTTTACTCTCTAGGTTTCTCACCAGAGTTTTTCCCCACAGTATTCGCCTCGTCAAGGGTAGTAGGTTGGACTGCACAGGTGATGGAATACCTGAACGATAATAGGCTCATAAGGCCTAAAGCTATCTATGTGGGCGACATAGAGAAATCCTATGTTCCGATAGAGGATAGATCTTAA
- a CDS encoding DUF47 domain-containing protein, translating to MLKFRFISNKESQIYSNLMKMSSMITEGVVALQDEFSSIRRDNKDPIATDVIKIKGYHERIAMLREEILSTLYGEAFLPDFKETIVMLTQSLYSTIKAVKDASRAMSSRTPNEKCIVSLSEGLITYLSLVVEASRRTSDLISAIQIDMEEAIKVGKEIQAMERQGDEIKDSLLQRLYDMEKELDIISILQMKDIILFIDEILDNMEEATLSVELLYATMKA from the coding sequence ATGCTTAAGTTCAGGTTTATAAGTAATAAAGAGAGCCAGATCTACTCTAACTTGATGAAAATGTCATCTATGATAACTGAAGGAGTGGTCGCTTTACAGGACGAATTCTCTTCAATAAGAAGAGACAATAAAGACCCTATAGCGACCGATGTGATAAAGATAAAGGGATACCATGAAAGGATAGCTATGCTCAGGGAGGAGATTTTATCAACGCTATATGGTGAAGCTTTTCTTCCAGATTTCAAGGAGACCATTGTAATGCTCACTCAGTCTCTATATAGTACAATAAAGGCAGTTAAGGACGCATCGAGAGCCATGAGCTCTAGGACGCCTAATGAGAAGTGTATCGTCTCTCTTTCAGAAGGTCTAATTACATATCTCTCCCTCGTAGTTGAGGCTTCTAGAAGGACATCGGACTTAATCTCTGCAATACAGATAGACATGGAGGAGGCTATAAAGGTAGGGAAAGAGATACAAGCAATGGAGAGGCAAGGTGACGAGATAAAGGACAGCTTGCTTCAGAGGCTTTACGATATGGAAAAAGAGCTAGATATAATTTCGATCCTTCAAATGAAGGATATAATTCTCTTTATAGATGAAATACTGGATAACATGGAAGAGGCTACACTGAGTGTGGAACTACTTTACGCTACGATGAAAGCATAA
- a CDS encoding APC family permease, with protein sequence MNSGETSTNYDKQLKKSLSRLQMLYLSLGGIIGSGWLFGSLYADSVAGPASVLSWIIGGILVLFIGLTYAEIASAIPRSGGTVRYPHYSHGGFVGFFMAWSYLLAISAEPAIEATAVVTYMSLFLPSLVNHGYLTLEGLGLAYLLLAIFFLINYMGVNALGKVSHGAGWWKLIVPAITVLLIIAFSFHPSNFTVTNFAPYGASSVLIAIPTTGVIFAYLGFRQAIEYGGEGKNPQKDIPFAVVGSILISVVLYTLLQVAFTGGINWSTVKYVNSKGVPTFTLAPGNWSGLVHSTLVSGPFYLEITNSPVVGLLLTLFTIWSAILIIDAIISPSGSAWIYVGSGARTVYGFAASGYFPPILMRLGKNKVPVLSLIVSIILGGVFLLPFPAWQILVSIISSASVFTYIMGGIALESLRRNAPCLDRPFRLKNSRILAPLATISAGLIIYWAGFSTLFYVFTAAMLGLPIFYVYYAHKSLKLRKSTSMLLSLLDIVGIPALSWYLFVSTNSLTTPNNLAFVTYILGIALLLLVNVTLSVKHSKNSYRRREMLAGVWLPAYLVSMYILSYFGSFGLFKVITFPTDVIAAALLTLGAHYAAVTSSMRTRAIDEIIEASNVEDA encoded by the coding sequence ATGAACAGTGGAGAGACAAGTACAAATTATGACAAACAATTAAAGAAGTCTTTAAGCAGACTTCAAATGTTATATCTTTCCCTGGGAGGAATCATAGGATCAGGGTGGCTCTTTGGATCTCTATACGCAGATTCGGTAGCTGGTCCCGCCTCCGTCCTTTCATGGATAATTGGGGGGATCCTTGTCCTCTTTATAGGACTTACCTACGCTGAGATAGCATCTGCAATACCTAGGTCTGGAGGTACTGTTAGATATCCTCACTATTCTCACGGTGGTTTCGTGGGATTCTTCATGGCTTGGTCTTACTTACTTGCAATATCAGCAGAGCCTGCTATAGAGGCAACCGCAGTAGTAACGTATATGAGCCTTTTTCTTCCTTCACTAGTCAACCATGGATATCTGACCTTGGAAGGGCTAGGGTTAGCTTATCTTTTGCTTGCAATATTCTTCCTCATCAATTACATGGGCGTTAACGCACTAGGAAAGGTGAGCCATGGTGCAGGGTGGTGGAAGCTGATAGTACCAGCTATAACTGTGTTATTGATAATTGCGTTCAGCTTCCATCCAAGTAATTTCACTGTTACTAATTTCGCCCCTTACGGTGCTTCCTCTGTCCTGATAGCTATTCCAACTACTGGAGTAATCTTTGCATACTTAGGTTTCAGGCAGGCAATAGAGTACGGAGGAGAAGGAAAGAATCCCCAGAAGGACATACCTTTTGCAGTGGTGGGCTCCATACTTATTTCAGTAGTACTTTACACCTTGCTCCAAGTAGCATTCACAGGCGGGATAAATTGGTCTACAGTGAAATACGTCAATTCTAAGGGAGTTCCCACTTTCACTTTAGCACCGGGGAATTGGAGCGGGTTAGTACATTCGACTTTGGTGAGCGGACCTTTCTATCTCGAAATAACCAATTCGCCCGTAGTAGGACTACTCTTAACTTTGTTCACTATATGGTCTGCAATACTAATTATCGATGCTATAATATCTCCTAGCGGGAGCGCGTGGATTTATGTGGGTAGCGGAGCTAGAACGGTTTATGGTTTCGCAGCTTCAGGGTACTTCCCCCCAATCTTGATGAGGTTAGGCAAAAACAAGGTACCAGTACTTTCGTTGATAGTATCAATCATCCTGGGAGGTGTCTTCTTACTTCCGTTCCCTGCATGGCAGATCCTAGTGAGCATAATATCTTCAGCTTCAGTCTTCACATACATCATGGGAGGTATTGCTTTAGAGTCGTTAAGGAGGAACGCTCCTTGTTTAGATAGACCTTTCAGACTCAAGAACTCCAGAATATTAGCACCATTAGCTACAATCTCAGCAGGTCTGATAATATACTGGGCTGGGTTCAGTACTCTTTTCTATGTCTTCACTGCAGCGATGTTAGGCCTACCGATTTTTTACGTTTACTATGCTCACAAGTCGCTGAAACTTAGGAAGAGCACGTCGATGTTACTGTCATTGCTCGATATAGTTGGAATACCTGCACTATCATGGTATTTATTCGTGTCTACTAATTCCTTAACAACCCCTAATAATCTTGCATTTGTAACATATATCCTAGGAATAGCGTTACTCCTTTTAGTAAATGTTACACTATCAGTAAAGCATTCTAAGAATTCATACAGAAGGAGGGAGATGCTAGCAGGAGTCTGGTTACCAGCTTATCTGGTATCGATGTATATACTATCCTATTTTGGAAGCTTCGGTCTCTTCAAGGTAATAACTTTCCCTACAGACGTGATAGCAGCTGCATTGTTAACTTTGGGAGCTCACTACGCAGCTGTAACGTCGTCAATGAGAACCAGAGCAATAGACGAAATAATAGAGGCGTCCAATGTAGAAGACGCATAA
- a CDS encoding DUF763 domain-containing protein, which produces MEIDGIADLPLHEGHVPPYLIPIMKRMSAAVIRIMIDEWGPAKVVERLSNPLWFQGLNNLIGMDWDSSGSTTVTLGILKEAIPPEEGVAILGGKGKNSLKIPEEIERLDYDLDKVSLVRNAKLASKVDTTAIQDGHQLYHQSLIVSREGKWGIIQQGMNIETKFARRYHWSDRVSTLTSHEIAGLPNNLSFNVITPETKGARETVLDLLRQNPRKTLSEIERAISILRGNTDITFWLNGGTQYVISPKAKLIYMKPIDVTRIGQVISRVYESNPDSFDNAMLSGLGPSTARALFLVSDLIYNEPPSYSDVVNTPYDPFKYAFAIGGKDGVPYPVNRRAALEVIRTLENMVDRARLDKKDKNAAFKRLRESIGRT; this is translated from the coding sequence ATGGAAATTGACGGAATAGCAGACCTTCCATTACATGAAGGACACGTTCCTCCTTACTTGATTCCTATAATGAAAAGGATGTCTGCGGCTGTGATCAGGATCATGATAGACGAATGGGGCCCTGCCAAGGTAGTAGAAAGGTTATCAAACCCTCTCTGGTTTCAGGGATTAAACAACTTAATAGGTATGGACTGGGATTCCTCAGGATCTACTACCGTAACCTTGGGTATTCTAAAGGAAGCAATTCCTCCCGAGGAAGGAGTAGCAATATTGGGAGGAAAGGGGAAGAACTCTCTCAAGATACCAGAGGAGATCGAGCGTTTAGACTACGACTTGGATAAGGTTTCATTAGTCAGGAACGCTAAATTAGCGTCTAAGGTAGATACTACCGCCATACAAGATGGACATCAACTTTACCATCAGAGCTTGATAGTATCTAGAGAAGGGAAATGGGGTATAATCCAACAAGGGATGAACATCGAAACGAAATTTGCCCGACGTTATCACTGGTCAGACCGCGTTTCTACTTTAACTTCTCATGAAATTGCTGGATTGCCCAATAATTTGTCCTTTAATGTCATTACTCCAGAGACTAAAGGCGCTAGAGAGACAGTCCTAGACTTGTTAAGGCAGAACCCCAGGAAAACCTTGTCTGAGATCGAGAGAGCGATATCCATCTTGCGGGGGAATACCGATATAACTTTCTGGTTAAACGGAGGTACACAGTACGTTATCTCTCCTAAAGCCAAGTTAATCTACATGAAGCCCATAGACGTGACGAGAATAGGTCAGGTAATATCTAGGGTTTACGAATCAAATCCCGACTCTTTCGACAACGCTATGCTTAGCGGTTTAGGTCCCTCAACTGCTAGAGCGCTTTTCCTGGTTTCTGACTTGATCTACAACGAACCTCCATCATATTCGGACGTAGTTAATACCCCTTACGATCCTTTCAAGTATGCTTTTGCAATAGGTGGTAAGGATGGAGTACCTTATCCCGTTAATAGAAGAGCTGCACTTGAGGTAATTCGAACCCTAGAGAACATGGTGGACAGAGCCAGATTAGATAAAAAAGATAAAAATGCTGCCTTCAAGAGATTACGTGAGAGTATTGGACGTACTTAG
- a CDS encoding ABC transporter permease, whose amino-acid sequence MRYSIPYIIYIAIFAIFPFVFTFIFAGLHFSLKSIGIIPITEIVKNTFIFSVFTAVFATVVGYFLAIVADMLTRRWARLFSLFVILPFTIPFTASALIWSISLYGGGYGWFTYLLHIAYDPLYFPSTAIYGVTLVSIWTSIPFAFLIIFSAFKSIPQEVVESSQVDGLKLSEYYFSVANPLIGKAFWTAFILNFVLSLGNFDLPYVMTGGGPGYASTTLPLIVYEEFFILDNVPAGAFFAAILSIIATIPSIGLLYAIKEKRSPMPSLRIRLNDEMFKIILGAFSAVVLFFLDMPIYWMIIVSIRSPIEDFISPPDFFPTKIDMSFLVDAARDSIPYMISSIVVSLAVALITIFISSAASFEITKSKRLSFLLPLSIYFYSLPSASYIIPVYLMISFLGLLNTWWGLILASPVFTATYSVWLMYNFFSVMPKSYEEAADVFGIKNKFFRIILPLSRPVLISSFLLSFIFSWHLLFYPLVLTYTPYCMNFPPQGSETVTIFALNAIGDLTINWGELASSALISSIPVLIVAWYAIDRVIKGAYKGGLKFV is encoded by the coding sequence TTGAGGTACTCTATCCCTTATATAATTTATATAGCAATATTTGCAATATTTCCTTTTGTTTTTACATTTATTTTTGCTGGATTACATTTTTCTTTGAAGTCCATAGGAATTATACCTATTACAGAAATAGTGAAGAATACATTCATTTTCTCGGTTTTCACGGCAGTCTTTGCTACCGTGGTAGGATACTTCCTAGCAATAGTTGCTGATATGCTAACTAGGAGATGGGCCCGCCTTTTCTCACTCTTTGTCATACTACCTTTCACTATCCCTTTTACCGCGTCTGCGCTTATATGGTCCATAAGCCTTTATGGAGGAGGATATGGCTGGTTTACATACCTTCTTCACATAGCATATGACCCTCTGTATTTTCCATCCACAGCTATCTACGGGGTCACTTTAGTAAGCATTTGGACTTCAATTCCTTTCGCTTTCCTAATTATTTTCTCAGCTTTCAAATCTATACCTCAAGAGGTAGTTGAAAGTTCCCAGGTAGATGGACTTAAACTATCTGAGTATTATTTCAGTGTGGCTAACCCGCTTATTGGAAAGGCATTCTGGACTGCATTTATATTGAACTTCGTTCTATCCCTTGGCAACTTTGATTTACCTTATGTGATGACTGGAGGAGGACCTGGTTACGCATCTACTACCTTACCCTTGATAGTTTATGAAGAGTTCTTCATTTTAGATAACGTCCCTGCAGGAGCTTTCTTTGCTGCTATCCTTTCTATAATTGCTACGATTCCATCCATAGGATTACTTTACGCTATAAAGGAAAAACGCAGCCCAATGCCGTCTCTCAGAATCAGATTAAATGACGAGATGTTCAAAATAATTCTTGGTGCTTTCTCTGCTGTAGTCTTGTTCTTTTTGGACATGCCAATCTACTGGATGATTATAGTTTCTATTAGGTCTCCTATAGAGGATTTCATATCGCCTCCAGATTTCTTTCCTACTAAAATTGATATGTCCTTCCTAGTGGACGCTGCTAGGGATTCCATACCTTATATGATAAGTAGCATAGTGGTAAGTCTGGCAGTTGCATTGATAACGATCTTCATATCATCAGCTGCGTCATTTGAAATAACAAAAAGTAAAAGGTTATCATTTTTATTACCTCTATCAATTTATTTCTATTCTCTTCCATCAGCATCATATATAATTCCAGTATACCTTATGATAAGTTTTCTAGGACTCTTAAATACATGGTGGGGGCTTATTTTAGCTAGTCCAGTTTTCACTGCGACGTATAGCGTATGGCTCATGTATAATTTCTTCTCAGTTATGCCAAAATCCTACGAAGAGGCTGCAGACGTCTTTGGAATAAAGAATAAATTTTTTAGAATAATCCTCCCGCTTAGCAGACCCGTTCTCATATCGTCGTTCCTTTTATCCTTCATCTTTTCATGGCATTTACTCTTCTACCCGTTGGTATTGACGTATACTCCTTATTGCATGAACTTCCCACCGCAGGGGTCAGAGACGGTGACTATTTTCGCTCTCAATGCCATTGGGGATTTGACGATAAACTGGGGAGAGTTGGCGTCATCAGCATTAATCTCATCTATTCCAGTTTTAATTGTAGCTTGGTACGCAATAGACAGGGTTATAAAAGGGGCGTACAAGGGAGGTCTCAAATTCGTGTAA
- a CDS encoding cyclase family protein, with amino-acid sequence MVERKIIDLSLQIEEGMPFYPGDPEPHVRKFIDYKDKGYMVHELNIGTHTGTHVDVPAHFIPGGKTLEKIGIEQFIGEGQAFNYNEVDPSTEIVIIYTGTNKQWKKGWKMDNIKVIDEELAMKLVRSKVKLVGIDSPSIGSSEVHRILLSNNTVIVENLSDTTSLLVGKKFTFYAVPILVSGVDGAQARAFAVL; translated from the coding sequence ATGGTTGAAAGGAAAATCATTGATCTGAGCTTACAGATAGAGGAAGGAATGCCCTTCTATCCAGGGGATCCTGAACCTCATGTGAGGAAGTTCATAGATTACAAGGATAAAGGTTACATGGTACATGAACTTAATATAGGTACTCATACTGGTACTCACGTTGATGTACCTGCTCATTTTATACCCGGAGGAAAGACCTTAGAGAAAATAGGTATTGAGCAATTTATCGGAGAGGGACAGGCTTTCAACTACAACGAAGTAGATCCATCAACTGAGATCGTTATAATATATACTGGAACTAATAAACAATGGAAAAAAGGCTGGAAAATGGATAATATAAAAGTCATCGATGAAGAACTTGCAATGAAGCTCGTGAGATCCAAAGTGAAACTCGTAGGAATAGATTCGCCAAGTATAGGATCGTCGGAAGTCCACAGAATATTACTTTCAAATAACACTGTAATTGTAGAGAACTTATCTGATACGACCTCGTTACTAGTGGGGAAGAAGTTCACATTCTACGCCGTCCCGATCCTAGTGTCTGGCGTAGATGGGGCTCAAGCAAGAGCTTTCGCAGTCTTATAG
- a CDS encoding ABC transporter ATP-binding protein: MSLEVREVNKVYNRKLILDRINLQIEKGEFFVVLGPSGSGKTTLLRIIAGLEKPDNGKILIDNTDVTNLPAGKRNIGMVFQNYALYPSKRIWDNLFLPLESSGMGKEEATKRIEFISKRLGIDGLLQRFPGELSGGQQQRVALARALVKTPRLFLMDEPLSNLDAPQRVSARKLIKEIQEEYSITSIYVTHDQTEAMALGDRICIIDEGKILQIGTPEEIYDDPADEKVASFIGNPPMSLLDGSIIGEKGNIGVRAEDVILEEGDMKGKVINSEFLGDRYLVHISLGSEELMAFSKVRLREGVEVSFRISKFKQFR, encoded by the coding sequence ATGAGCCTTGAGGTCAGAGAAGTTAATAAGGTTTACAATAGGAAGCTAATTCTTGATCGAATCAATCTTCAAATAGAGAAGGGAGAATTCTTTGTTGTTCTTGGACCTTCAGGTTCAGGTAAAACAACGTTATTGAGAATAATAGCGGGGCTGGAGAAGCCAGATAACGGGAAAATACTGATAGACAACACTGACGTAACAAACCTTCCCGCGGGTAAGAGAAACATAGGAATGGTGTTTCAAAACTATGCATTATATCCTAGTAAGAGGATATGGGATAACTTGTTTCTTCCCTTAGAGTCTTCAGGAATGGGAAAGGAAGAGGCTACAAAGAGAATTGAGTTCATATCTAAAAGGCTCGGTATAGATGGTTTACTTCAAAGGTTCCCTGGGGAACTTTCAGGCGGACAGCAGCAGAGAGTTGCATTAGCTAGAGCATTAGTTAAAACCCCTAGGTTGTTCCTCATGGACGAACCCCTTTCTAACCTTGACGCTCCACAAAGGGTATCTGCAAGGAAGCTAATTAAGGAGATTCAGGAGGAGTACTCTATCACGTCAATCTACGTAACTCATGATCAAACTGAAGCCATGGCCTTAGGAGATAGAATATGTATAATAGATGAAGGGAAGATACTCCAGATAGGTACCCCAGAGGAAATATATGATGACCCAGCTGATGAAAAAGTGGCAAGTTTCATAGGGAATCCTCCGATGAGCTTGCTCGATGGATCTATTATAGGGGAGAAAGGAAATATAGGCGTAAGGGCCGAGGACGTGATACTTGAAGAAGGGGATATGAAAGGAAAGGTCATAAATTCAGAGTTCCTTGGGGATAGGTATCTCGTTCACATTAGCTTAGGTTCGGAAGAACTGATGGCGTTCAGCAAAGTTAGGCTCAGAGAAGGAGTGGAAGTCAGTTTCAGGATATCCAAGTTCAAACAGTTTAGGTGA
- a CDS encoding S1C family serine protease — MMKSLNDLIETVSQSVVTIISRPFSINDYVQGRVIQGGSGFCVSKGRIITNLHVVEGTKEVQILTKDTISKKGRVIHVNPINDLALIEADVEIPPLKVSENVRIGDFVIVLGSPFLFDLGDLTVSFGIISSVNREIRSPFGYNMYVYQTDAAVNPGNSGGPVVNMNGQVVGVAQSHLDKSENINFLVPARSLQSFLFNVYKNGMYLAPFTGIDKIRVINRVIGKYLSLDVDYGLMIQSILNDSPAQRAGLLVGDVILSANGVPLRSTLDLWNVSERVSPGVLNLVVLREKKKYSAKLEIEGRRLDHIS; from the coding sequence ATGATGAAAAGCCTCAACGATTTAATAGAAACCGTTTCGCAGTCTGTGGTTACCATTATTTCGAGACCGTTCTCCATCAATGACTATGTACAGGGTAGGGTAATTCAGGGAGGATCGGGTTTCTGCGTTTCGAAGGGTCGAATAATAACTAATCTTCACGTAGTGGAAGGCACGAAAGAAGTACAGATCCTAACAAAGGACACTATTTCAAAGAAGGGAAGAGTGATTCATGTGAACCCAATAAACGACTTAGCCCTCATCGAGGCTGATGTTGAAATTCCTCCGCTGAAGGTTTCAGAAAACGTGAGAATAGGAGATTTCGTCATAGTTCTAGGGAGCCCTTTCCTCTTCGACTTGGGAGACCTAACCGTATCGTTCGGCATTATAAGTTCGGTAAACAGAGAGATAAGGTCTCCCTTTGGTTACAACATGTACGTCTATCAGACGGACGCTGCTGTAAACCCAGGGAATAGTGGAGGTCCGGTAGTCAATATGAACGGGCAAGTGGTAGGGGTAGCCCAAAGTCATCTCGATAAGTCTGAGAACATCAATTTCCTAGTTCCCGCTAGGTCGCTTCAGAGCTTTCTGTTTAACGTATATAAAAACGGAATGTACTTAGCTCCTTTCACTGGAATAGATAAAATTAGAGTAATAAATAGAGTCATAGGGAAATACCTTTCTCTCGACGTTGATTATGGTCTCATGATACAGAGCATTTTGAATGACAGTCCAGCACAGAGAGCAGGACTTCTTGTAGGTGACGTTATTCTTTCAGCCAATGGAGTGCCTCTTCGAAGTACTCTCGATTTATGGAACGTGTCAGAAAGAGTATCTCCAGGAGTTCTAAATCTAGTAGTTCTAAGAGAGAAGAAGAAATATTCTGCGAAACTGGAAATAGAGGGAAGAAGGCTTGATCATATATCGTAA